The Streptomyces sp. NBC_00224 genome has a window encoding:
- a CDS encoding YibE/F family protein: protein MTSAEQPPEDAHGHPHGQTSGHTHSHGPAAPVSKHLRKVIAAVLIPFSVAVLVGLAVLWPGGSPSHQRTGVGFDRQTQQAKVVALQKVDCKTVNGGQTPSNGNTSTAKGQEAERSDRGLCAKATIEVTSGKEKGRTFTEIVQPDAPRQLHKGQGVIVAYAPDAPHDLQYSVTDVNRRLPMALLAGIFALAVVVVGRLRGVMALVALVVSFAVLTLFILPAILQGSNPLLVAVVGSSAIMLIALYMCHGLSARTSVAVLGTLVSLVLIGLLGSLFIGWASLTGNTDDNTGLIHALYPNIDMSGLLLAGVIIGSLGVLDDVTVTQTSAVWELHEANPTMGPRGLYRAGIRIGRDHIASVVNTLVLAYAGAALPLLLLFSIAQSSVGTVANSELVAEEIVRTLVGSIGLVASVPVTTALAALVVSADRPAVAARGPVRGGRGKRRKK from the coding sequence GTGACGTCAGCAGAGCAGCCCCCCGAAGACGCCCACGGACACCCGCACGGCCAGACCTCCGGGCACACGCACAGCCACGGTCCCGCGGCGCCCGTCTCCAAGCATCTCCGCAAGGTGATCGCCGCCGTGCTGATCCCTTTCTCGGTCGCGGTGCTCGTCGGCCTGGCCGTGCTGTGGCCCGGGGGATCCCCGTCCCACCAGCGCACCGGAGTCGGCTTCGACCGCCAGACCCAGCAGGCGAAGGTCGTCGCACTCCAGAAGGTCGACTGCAAGACGGTCAACGGCGGTCAGACCCCGTCGAACGGCAACACCTCGACCGCCAAGGGCCAGGAGGCCGAGCGCTCCGATCGGGGCCTGTGCGCCAAGGCGACCATCGAGGTCACCAGCGGCAAGGAGAAGGGCCGCACCTTCACCGAGATCGTCCAGCCGGACGCTCCGCGCCAACTGCACAAGGGGCAGGGCGTGATCGTCGCGTACGCCCCCGACGCCCCGCACGACCTGCAGTATTCGGTGACCGATGTGAACCGGCGGCTCCCGATGGCGCTGCTCGCGGGCATCTTCGCCCTCGCGGTCGTGGTCGTCGGCCGGCTGCGCGGGGTGATGGCGCTCGTCGCGCTGGTCGTCTCGTTCGCCGTGCTGACCCTGTTCATCCTGCCGGCGATCCTCCAGGGCTCCAATCCGCTGCTGGTCGCGGTGGTCGGGTCGAGCGCGATCATGCTGATCGCGCTGTACATGTGCCACGGCCTGTCGGCGCGCACCTCGGTCGCCGTGCTCGGCACGCTGGTCTCGCTCGTCCTGATCGGGCTGCTCGGGTCGCTCTTCATCGGCTGGGCCTCGCTGACCGGTAACACCGACGACAACACCGGCCTGATCCACGCGCTGTACCCGAACATCGACATGTCCGGTCTGCTGCTGGCCGGCGTGATCATCGGATCGCTCGGGGTGCTCGACGATGTGACGGTCACCCAGACGTCGGCGGTCTGGGAGCTCCACGAGGCCAATCCGACGATGGGTCCGCGCGGGCTGTACCGGGCGGGCATCCGGATCGGCCGCGACCACATCGCGTCGGTGGTCAACACCCTGGTCCTGGCGTACGCGGGCGCGGCGCTGCCGCTGTTGCTGCTGTTCTCGATCGCGCAGAGCAGCGTGGGGACGGTGGCCAACAGCGAGCTGGTCGCCGAGGAGATCGTCCGGACGCTGGTGGGCTCGATCGGCCTGGTGGCCTCGGTCCCGGTGACCACCGCCCTCGCGGCGCTGGTGGTCTCGGCCGACCGCCCGGCCGTCGCGGCACGCGGGCCGGTGCGCGGCGGACGAGGCAAGCGCCGCAAGAAGTAG
- a CDS encoding SsgA family sporulation/cell division regulator, producing the protein MMREVLAEVMMSFLVSEELSFRIPVELTYRADDPYAVRMTFHLPGDEPVTWTFGRELLLDGINTPTGDGDVHIAPSCPEELCDVHIRLQVGGERALFRAGAGPLVAFLDRTDKLVPLGQERALGDFDGHLDEALGRILAEEQNAG; encoded by the coding sequence ATGATGCGTGAGGTCCTGGCAGAGGTCATGATGAGCTTCCTCGTCTCCGAGGAGCTCTCCTTCAGGATCCCGGTGGAGCTCACATACCGCGCCGACGATCCGTACGCGGTCCGCATGACCTTCCACCTTCCCGGCGACGAACCCGTGACATGGACGTTCGGGCGGGAACTGCTGCTCGACGGCATCAACACCCCCACCGGCGACGGCGATGTGCACATCGCGCCCTCCTGCCCGGAGGAGCTCTGCGACGTCCACATCCGCCTCCAGGTGGGCGGCGAACGGGCGCTCTTCCGGGCCGGGGCCGGCCCGCTGGTGGCCTTCCTCGACCGCACCGACAAGCTCGTACCGCTGGGGCAGGAGCGCGCGCTCGGCGACTTCGACGGACATCTGGACGAGGCGCTGGGGCGGATCCTGGCCGAGGAGCAGAACGCGGGCTGA